A genomic region of Phragmites australis chromosome 2, lpPhrAust1.1, whole genome shotgun sequence contains the following coding sequences:
- the LOC133909205 gene encoding uncharacterized protein LOC133909205 isoform X1 translates to MAVPPEATEAPPPTEAGEEAKDGVEVCLFDESADGFSRTLCAISELTAGVPESDFPEAEVERLASSVTFLREWRHFSYEPKGVCFTNTTVSASSRDDIHSITLPQFSSASVPQITQQEDRRDNTVSFDFVLFAGGNVWALDWCPRLSNKPVSSINCEYLAVAAHPPGSSYHKLGMPLTGRGIIQVWCLLAPFEDAHSCQQMYACNKSNRRGRPRKTPDGNNSFGISSNPPKPRGRPRKRTNTTSDDHLEPVLKRPRGRPRKYPLPVAKVEDSSQNSKTQDIVLFDPLAASTVIPDDLPLACVMPAAKAVKSTPTRGRGRQRKIPIDELAGSSVMAICTEPKRTRGRPRKYPVPSNSRSISGIDIELGKDTTCQPVDHTACTEYNANLSIIAVDAALPVIDKLTRSSGTVLKEDVCTVPSPTTATCTEPKRTQGRPQKYPVPSNSRSISDTKIESGKDTTCQPVDLTPCTKSNANLSIVAVDAALPVTSSSTATYGNKSKGQRGRGQNKKEPNSNALCCSVVSGVESRSMSSRETISSDPPVSIENALPSGQSNIVSVTSELCSVRVLSCEGNVQKGVSDDSVLPSHISPKLRNKRESSGRRGRGRPRKKPLSAATSCLVASGANSPKTVSVLASSDNLTALDKSDGEVIANNIGSIGSCGCDIEACSVHLSAVLPDAASPAHGLYNAHCKDGSNTKRGGGGSRKKLVSTKHSHSADFNGEEQKAQTTLKSRDHVALVENCMKGSCPRKGEVQPKKKSASKECNSTSISGEAHTMDRSSTSMTIGSSRSEDVGGLIGFKKGIVGCEVMKVNESNSANDTSHCNIENAQANQVAPIFKNNARVIDEVEATELVPLKESREDGNMFSCIENSNSSPVPKDIALPRVVLCLAHNGKVAWDIKWKPPLLSQSEQKSRLGFLAVLLGNGSLEVWEVPSPHMIQKIYSPSKVEGSDPRFLKLQPVFRCVKVKCGNRQSIPLTVDWSPSPPHDMILAGCHDGTVALWNFSTNLSSQDSKPFMCVTAESVPIRALSWAPYISEENINTFVTAGEDGLKFWDLRDPYRPLWELTTAPRAVLSLHWLKDARGIIVSVEDGTLKFLSLPRIANDVPVTGRPFVGTKTQGVSTYQLSEYLIWSVHASEITGCAAYCGADGTAVHFQLTSRFWEKEPGRNRAPYFLCGSLSEEGENIKIGSTLQKSPLSNVPLGAKKGPKSCQDIVQVQDVEKEKLQITDSGYSCTVNPELGDGQEDEHSEEQGTGEIVLASPTEQENGGIWNSKGGESPKDSEVLPPKAVALHRVRWNSNKGSERWLCYGGAAGIIRCQRI, encoded by the exons ATGGCCGTGCCTCCGGAGGCTACGGAGGCGCCGCCCCCGACGGAAGCCGGAGAGGAGGCTAAGGACGGCGTTGAGGTCTGCCTGTTCGACGAATCAGCCGATGGGTTCTCGAGAACGCTGTGCGCTATCTCGGAGCTCACCGCCGGAGTGCCCGAATCGGATTTCCCTGAAGCCGAAGTAGAGAGGCTCGCCTCGTCAGTAACGTTCCTCAG AGAATGGAGGCACTTCTCTTATGAGCCAAAAGGTGTTTGTTTCACTAATACCACCGTGTCAGCTTCATCTAGAGATGACATACACAGCATAACCTTACCACAGTTCTCATCTGCATCTGTGCCCCAG ATCACACAGCAGGAAGATCGGAGGGATAATACGGTCAG ctttgattttgttttgttcGCCGGAGGGAATGTTTGGGCCTTGGACTGGTGCCCGAGGTTGAGCAACAAGCCTGTCTCTTCTATAAACTGTGAG TatcttgctgttgctgctcaCCCTCCTGGTTCTTCTTACCATAAACTCGGTATGCCCTTAACTGGGAGAGGTATCATTCAAGTTTGGTGTCTCCTAGCACCCTTTGAAGATGCACATTCTTGTCAGCAAATGTATGCATGCAATAAGAGCAATCGAAGAGGAAGGCCTAGAAAAACACCCGATGGGAATAATTCTTTTGGTATTTCGTCGAACCCACCAAAGCCAAGAGGGAGGCCAAGAAAGAGAACTAACACAACTTCTGATGATCATTTAGAACCTGTTCTGAAAAGACCGAGGGGCAGACCGAGAAAATATCCGTTGCCAGTTGCTAAAGTGGAAGATTCATCCCAAAATAGCAAAACTCAGGATATCGTTCTTTTTGATCCTCTTGCCGCTTCAACAGTTATTCCAGATGACCTTCCATTGGCTTGTGTCATGCCAGCTGCGAAGGCTGTGAAATCGACTCCAACAAGAGGTAGAGGGCGACAGAGGAAAATCCCAATCGACGAACTGGCAGGTTCGTCTGTAATGGCAATCTGTACAGAACCAAAGCGAACACGAGGAAGACCCCGAAAGTATCCAGTCCCAAGCAACAGTAGATCTATTTCAGGCATTGATATTGAATTAGGGAAAGATACAACTTGTCAGCCTGTGGACCATACTGCTTGCACAGAGTATAATGCTAACTTAAGTATTATTGCAGTTGATGCAGCATTACCAGTTATTGACAAACTGACCAGATCATCTGGCACTGTATTAAAAGAAGATGTGTGTACAGTTCCATCTCCAACAACTGCAACCTGTACGGAACCGAAGAGAACACAGGGGAGGCCCCAAAAGTATCCAGTTCCAAGCAACAGTAGGTCTATTTCAGACACTAAAATTGAATCAGGGAAAGATACAACTTGTCAGCCTGTGGACCTCACTCCTTGCACAAAGTCTAATGCTAATTTAAGTATTGTTGCAGTTGATGCAGCATTACCAGTTACATCTTCATCTACTGCAACTTATGGGAATAAGTCAAAAGGTCAGAGGGGTAGAGGACAAAATAAGAAGGAACCAAATTCTAATGCACTTTGTTGCTCAGTGGTTTCTGGTGTTGAATCACGGAGCATGAGTTCTAGAGAAACTATTTCAAGTGATCCACCAGTCTCTATTGAGAATGCTTTGCCATCTGGACAGTCTAACATAGTATCAGTGACTAGTGAGCTTTGTTCAGTTCGCGTGTTAAGCTGTGAGGGCAATGTGCAGAAAGGCGTTTCAGATGATTCTGTACTGCCTAGCCACATTTCACCTAAATTAAGGAATAAGAGAGAGTCAAGTGgtaggagaggaagaggaaggccTAGAAAGAAACCACTTTCTGCTGCAACTAGTTGTTTAGTGGCTTCGGGTGCCAACTCCCCAAAGACAGTTTCTGTACTGGCTAGTTCAGACAATCTCACAGCTTTGGACAAGAGTGATGGCGAAGTTATAGCTAATAATATTGGTTCAATTGGTTCGTGTGGGTGTGATATTGAGGCATGCAGTGTCCATTTGAGTGCCGTATTGCCTGATGCCGCATCACCAGCACATGGCTTATACAATGCACATTGCAAGGACGGATCAAATACCAAAAGAGGCGGAGGTGGATCTAGAAAGAAGCTTGTTTCAACCAAACACAGTCATTCTGCAGATTTTAATGGCGAAGAACAAAAGGCGCAGACAACTCTCAAGTCAAGAGACCATGTGGCCTTGGTTGAAAATTGTATGAAAGGATCATGCCCCAGAAAGGGTGAGGTGCAacctaaaaaaaaatctgcgtCAAAGGAATGTAACTCCACATCTATTAGTGGTGAAGCACACACGATGGATAGATCTTCCACATCTATGACAATAGGATCATCTAGAAGTGAAGACGTGGGTGGTTTGATCGGTTTTAAGAAAGGAATTGTTGGTTGTGAAGTCATGAAAGTGAATGAAAGCAATAGTGCCAATGATACTTCTCATTGTAATATTGAAAATGCACAAGCAAATCAAGTTGCACCTATTTTTAAGAACAATGCTAGGGTTATTGATGAAGTGGAAGCTACAGAACTCGTACCACTCAAAGAATCAAGGGAAGATGgcaatatgtttagttgtaTAGAAAACTCAAACTCTTCTCCAGTCCCAAAAGACATCGCTCTACCAAGGGTTGTCTTGTGTTTAGCTCACAACGGCAAAGTTGCTTGGGACATCAAGTGGAAGCCTCCTTTACTAAGTCAGTCAGAACAGAAATCACGTCTAGGCTTCCTTGCAGTATTGTTGGGGAATGGCTCTCTTGAAGT GTGGGAAGTTCCATCACCACACATGATCCAGAAAATATATTCCCCTTCTAAGGTGGAGGGTTCTGACCCTCGTTTTCTAAAGCTACAACCTGTATTTCGGTGTGTCAAAGTGAAGTGCGGGAACAGGCAAAG CATTCCCTTGACAGTTGATTGgtcaccttctcctcctcatgaTATGATATTGGCAGGTTGTCATGATGGAACG GTTGCTTTATGGAACTTCTCAACAAACTTGTCGTCACAAG ATTCGAAACCTTTTATGTGTGTCACTGCTGAATCTGTTCCCATCAGAGCTCTCTCTTGGGCACCTTATATAAG TGAGGAAAACATAAATACCTTTGTTACTGCTGGAGAGGACGGTCTAAAGTTCTGGGATTTAAG AGATCCATACCGTCCTCTTTGGGAGCTAACTACTGCTCCAAGGGCTGTGCTAAGTCTTCATTGGTTAAAGGATGCAAG GGGCATTATCGTCTCAGTGGAAGATGGTACATTGAAGTTCCTTAGCTTGCCTCGGATTGCAAATGATGTTCCAGTCACTGGAAGGCCATTTGTCGGAACAAAAACTCAGGGTGTTTCCACTTATCAATTGTCAGAATATTTGATTTGGAGTGTCCATGCCTCAGAAATTACAG GTTGTGCGGCTTACTGTGGGGCCGATGGTACTGCTGTGCACTTCCAG CTTACTTCAAGATTCTGGGAGAAGGAACCTGGGCGGAACCGTGCTCCTTACTTCCTCTGTGGATCTTTGTCAGAGGAGGGGGAAAATATCAAAATTGGCAGCACATTGCAAAAGTCTCCATTATCAAATGTTCCTCTGGGGGCGAAAAAGGGTCCGAAATCATGCCAAGATATAGTTCAGGTGCAAGATGTAGAAAAGGAGAAACTACAAATCACAGATTCAG GTTACAGTTGCACTGTAAATCCAGAACTTGGAGATGGTcaagaagatgaacacagcGAAGAACAAGGAACAGGTGAAATAGTTTTAGCTAGTCCTACAGAGCAAGAGAATGGTGGCATATGGAACAGTAAGGGCGGTGAATCCCCTAAAGACTCTGAGGTCCTCCCTCCCAAAGCTGTCGCATTGCATCgagtgagatggaactctaacAAAGGTAGTGAGAGATGGCTGTGTTACGGAGGTGCGGCGGGCATCATACGGTGTCAGAGGATCTAA
- the LOC133909205 gene encoding uncharacterized protein LOC133909205 isoform X2 — MPLTGRGIIQVWCLLAPFEDAHSCQQMYACNKSNRRGRPRKTPDGNNSFGISSNPPKPRGRPRKRTNTTSDDHLEPVLKRPRGRPRKYPLPVAKVEDSSQNSKTQDIVLFDPLAASTVIPDDLPLACVMPAAKAVKSTPTRGRGRQRKIPIDELAGSSVMAICTEPKRTRGRPRKYPVPSNSRSISGIDIELGKDTTCQPVDHTACTEYNANLSIIAVDAALPVIDKLTRSSGTVLKEDVCTVPSPTTATCTEPKRTQGRPQKYPVPSNSRSISDTKIESGKDTTCQPVDLTPCTKSNANLSIVAVDAALPVTSSSTATYGNKSKGQRGRGQNKKEPNSNALCCSVVSGVESRSMSSRETISSDPPVSIENALPSGQSNIVSVTSELCSVRVLSCEGNVQKGVSDDSVLPSHISPKLRNKRESSGRRGRGRPRKKPLSAATSCLVASGANSPKTVSVLASSDNLTALDKSDGEVIANNIGSIGSCGCDIEACSVHLSAVLPDAASPAHGLYNAHCKDGSNTKRGGGGSRKKLVSTKHSHSADFNGEEQKAQTTLKSRDHVALVENCMKGSCPRKGEVQPKKKSASKECNSTSISGEAHTMDRSSTSMTIGSSRSEDVGGLIGFKKGIVGCEVMKVNESNSANDTSHCNIENAQANQVAPIFKNNARVIDEVEATELVPLKESREDGNMFSCIENSNSSPVPKDIALPRVVLCLAHNGKVAWDIKWKPPLLSQSEQKSRLGFLAVLLGNGSLEVWEVPSPHMIQKIYSPSKVEGSDPRFLKLQPVFRCVKVKCGNRQSIPLTVDWSPSPPHDMILAGCHDGTVALWNFSTNLSSQDSKPFMCVTAESVPIRALSWAPYISEENINTFVTAGEDGLKFWDLRDPYRPLWELTTAPRAVLSLHWLKDARGIIVSVEDGTLKFLSLPRIANDVPVTGRPFVGTKTQGVSTYQLSEYLIWSVHASEITGCAAYCGADGTAVHFQLTSRFWEKEPGRNRAPYFLCGSLSEEGENIKIGSTLQKSPLSNVPLGAKKGPKSCQDIVQVQDVEKEKLQITDSGYSCTVNPELGDGQEDEHSEEQGTGEIVLASPTEQENGGIWNSKGGESPKDSEVLPPKAVALHRVRWNSNKGSERWLCYGGAAGIIRCQRI, encoded by the exons ATGCCCTTAACTGGGAGAGGTATCATTCAAGTTTGGTGTCTCCTAGCACCCTTTGAAGATGCACATTCTTGTCAGCAAATGTATGCATGCAATAAGAGCAATCGAAGAGGAAGGCCTAGAAAAACACCCGATGGGAATAATTCTTTTGGTATTTCGTCGAACCCACCAAAGCCAAGAGGGAGGCCAAGAAAGAGAACTAACACAACTTCTGATGATCATTTAGAACCTGTTCTGAAAAGACCGAGGGGCAGACCGAGAAAATATCCGTTGCCAGTTGCTAAAGTGGAAGATTCATCCCAAAATAGCAAAACTCAGGATATCGTTCTTTTTGATCCTCTTGCCGCTTCAACAGTTATTCCAGATGACCTTCCATTGGCTTGTGTCATGCCAGCTGCGAAGGCTGTGAAATCGACTCCAACAAGAGGTAGAGGGCGACAGAGGAAAATCCCAATCGACGAACTGGCAGGTTCGTCTGTAATGGCAATCTGTACAGAACCAAAGCGAACACGAGGAAGACCCCGAAAGTATCCAGTCCCAAGCAACAGTAGATCTATTTCAGGCATTGATATTGAATTAGGGAAAGATACAACTTGTCAGCCTGTGGACCATACTGCTTGCACAGAGTATAATGCTAACTTAAGTATTATTGCAGTTGATGCAGCATTACCAGTTATTGACAAACTGACCAGATCATCTGGCACTGTATTAAAAGAAGATGTGTGTACAGTTCCATCTCCAACAACTGCAACCTGTACGGAACCGAAGAGAACACAGGGGAGGCCCCAAAAGTATCCAGTTCCAAGCAACAGTAGGTCTATTTCAGACACTAAAATTGAATCAGGGAAAGATACAACTTGTCAGCCTGTGGACCTCACTCCTTGCACAAAGTCTAATGCTAATTTAAGTATTGTTGCAGTTGATGCAGCATTACCAGTTACATCTTCATCTACTGCAACTTATGGGAATAAGTCAAAAGGTCAGAGGGGTAGAGGACAAAATAAGAAGGAACCAAATTCTAATGCACTTTGTTGCTCAGTGGTTTCTGGTGTTGAATCACGGAGCATGAGTTCTAGAGAAACTATTTCAAGTGATCCACCAGTCTCTATTGAGAATGCTTTGCCATCTGGACAGTCTAACATAGTATCAGTGACTAGTGAGCTTTGTTCAGTTCGCGTGTTAAGCTGTGAGGGCAATGTGCAGAAAGGCGTTTCAGATGATTCTGTACTGCCTAGCCACATTTCACCTAAATTAAGGAATAAGAGAGAGTCAAGTGgtaggagaggaagaggaaggccTAGAAAGAAACCACTTTCTGCTGCAACTAGTTGTTTAGTGGCTTCGGGTGCCAACTCCCCAAAGACAGTTTCTGTACTGGCTAGTTCAGACAATCTCACAGCTTTGGACAAGAGTGATGGCGAAGTTATAGCTAATAATATTGGTTCAATTGGTTCGTGTGGGTGTGATATTGAGGCATGCAGTGTCCATTTGAGTGCCGTATTGCCTGATGCCGCATCACCAGCACATGGCTTATACAATGCACATTGCAAGGACGGATCAAATACCAAAAGAGGCGGAGGTGGATCTAGAAAGAAGCTTGTTTCAACCAAACACAGTCATTCTGCAGATTTTAATGGCGAAGAACAAAAGGCGCAGACAACTCTCAAGTCAAGAGACCATGTGGCCTTGGTTGAAAATTGTATGAAAGGATCATGCCCCAGAAAGGGTGAGGTGCAacctaaaaaaaaatctgcgtCAAAGGAATGTAACTCCACATCTATTAGTGGTGAAGCACACACGATGGATAGATCTTCCACATCTATGACAATAGGATCATCTAGAAGTGAAGACGTGGGTGGTTTGATCGGTTTTAAGAAAGGAATTGTTGGTTGTGAAGTCATGAAAGTGAATGAAAGCAATAGTGCCAATGATACTTCTCATTGTAATATTGAAAATGCACAAGCAAATCAAGTTGCACCTATTTTTAAGAACAATGCTAGGGTTATTGATGAAGTGGAAGCTACAGAACTCGTACCACTCAAAGAATCAAGGGAAGATGgcaatatgtttagttgtaTAGAAAACTCAAACTCTTCTCCAGTCCCAAAAGACATCGCTCTACCAAGGGTTGTCTTGTGTTTAGCTCACAACGGCAAAGTTGCTTGGGACATCAAGTGGAAGCCTCCTTTACTAAGTCAGTCAGAACAGAAATCACGTCTAGGCTTCCTTGCAGTATTGTTGGGGAATGGCTCTCTTGAAGT GTGGGAAGTTCCATCACCACACATGATCCAGAAAATATATTCCCCTTCTAAGGTGGAGGGTTCTGACCCTCGTTTTCTAAAGCTACAACCTGTATTTCGGTGTGTCAAAGTGAAGTGCGGGAACAGGCAAAG CATTCCCTTGACAGTTGATTGgtcaccttctcctcctcatgaTATGATATTGGCAGGTTGTCATGATGGAACG GTTGCTTTATGGAACTTCTCAACAAACTTGTCGTCACAAG ATTCGAAACCTTTTATGTGTGTCACTGCTGAATCTGTTCCCATCAGAGCTCTCTCTTGGGCACCTTATATAAG TGAGGAAAACATAAATACCTTTGTTACTGCTGGAGAGGACGGTCTAAAGTTCTGGGATTTAAG AGATCCATACCGTCCTCTTTGGGAGCTAACTACTGCTCCAAGGGCTGTGCTAAGTCTTCATTGGTTAAAGGATGCAAG GGGCATTATCGTCTCAGTGGAAGATGGTACATTGAAGTTCCTTAGCTTGCCTCGGATTGCAAATGATGTTCCAGTCACTGGAAGGCCATTTGTCGGAACAAAAACTCAGGGTGTTTCCACTTATCAATTGTCAGAATATTTGATTTGGAGTGTCCATGCCTCAGAAATTACAG GTTGTGCGGCTTACTGTGGGGCCGATGGTACTGCTGTGCACTTCCAG CTTACTTCAAGATTCTGGGAGAAGGAACCTGGGCGGAACCGTGCTCCTTACTTCCTCTGTGGATCTTTGTCAGAGGAGGGGGAAAATATCAAAATTGGCAGCACATTGCAAAAGTCTCCATTATCAAATGTTCCTCTGGGGGCGAAAAAGGGTCCGAAATCATGCCAAGATATAGTTCAGGTGCAAGATGTAGAAAAGGAGAAACTACAAATCACAGATTCAG GTTACAGTTGCACTGTAAATCCAGAACTTGGAGATGGTcaagaagatgaacacagcGAAGAACAAGGAACAGGTGAAATAGTTTTAGCTAGTCCTACAGAGCAAGAGAATGGTGGCATATGGAACAGTAAGGGCGGTGAATCCCCTAAAGACTCTGAGGTCCTCCCTCCCAAAGCTGTCGCATTGCATCgagtgagatggaactctaacAAAGGTAGTGAGAGATGGCTGTGTTACGGAGGTGCGGCGGGCATCATACGGTGTCAGAGGATCTAA